Part of the Ictalurus furcatus strain D&B chromosome 28, Billie_1.0, whole genome shotgun sequence genome is shown below.
atccatccatccatccatacatgtACTCAGTCAATCAAGCCATTGAGTTGATCCATCTAacccttcatccatccatccatccagccatccatcatccatccatccatctagttgagcaagccatccatccatccatccactcattcattcaatatATTCAGTTGCTCCATCtatccccatccatccatccatccatccattcattcatccatccattcattcatccatccatccattcatccatccattcattcatccatccatccatgtactCATTCAGTCAATCTATTCAGTTGCTCCATCtatcacccatccatccatccattcacccatccatccatccatccatccattcatccatccattcattcatccaccatCCATGTACTCAGTCAATCAAGCCATTGAGTTTATCTATCTCAGggatccctccatccctccatccatccattcattcatccatccattcatcaatgTGCTCATTCAGTCAATCAATATATTCAGTTGATCCATCGATCCATCCATTtgatcaatccatccatctatccatccatctagttGATTATCCATGTATTCACCCATTCCGCCAATCAGTCCATTCACttgattcatccatccatccattaatgtATTCACCCATTCAGTCAATCCATCcacccctccatccatccattaggTTGAACGACTAACACCTTCTTCATACCTGGGAAAGCAGTGTGCAGCACTCACTATGAAATCTTGTGACACCACTGACCCTCCGCACACATGAGAACCCTCGAAATGCAGGCTGGCCTGCCATGGCCAGAGTCCCGGAGTCGCCACACTGCCTCCGATGATCCGGGAGCTGGTCCTCGGAAGCCCGCAGTCTCAATGACAAAGACATAAGCAAACCGATGTTtttagaaatacacacacataagtgTACTCAAGCTGTAAGAGCTTTTATAATGAAACACTCACCAGTACATTGGAGAAATGTTGCCTTTTCACCAGGACACCTGGTGCTGCCAAAAACACCGGAAGCGAGGCAGTTAAACACGCATGCATGCGATTAAAATAGCAAAATGAGGACTCCTGATCTGGCTGTGGTGATTATTATACcaatatacaatattatacCAGATCTATTCACTCTTAAATCAATTACCTCCGACAGTAGTGATGGCTGTATTtcaatcacaagtttatattaatatgtgtTCTAGGGACGTGTATGTGTGTCACATCACAAAATCCAAGACTAATAACAAGCGGATTAACAACGTGTTACCgtttaacaaatgaaaaagtaTCATTGTTGGTAAGGAGCTGTTTATTCAACAGAACGGCTGCTTTACAGCTGTACACGTAAGTGATAACGGGAATTCaacttgtttaaatgtaactctaaaagGATAAATAAtatgttggatttttttattattaaaaaaatgactaaaattctgtggtgtaagaggaataaaacactttggggacTTTTTGGAGAATAGCTACCACGTTGTGTTTACAGATCAGCAAGTACGGCTTACTAGTTTCAGTTCTACATATTTAGGGCCAAACTGGCTTCTAGAAACTTCTTCTCTACAGCTCTTACCCAACGTCCACCTTTCCCTGTATGGTGTCTGAAGATTCAGAGGTCACAAAGAGGAATGATTTTGAGGTGGATGTTAAGGCTCCATACTTGTAACTTctgtagaacacacacacacacacacacacacacacacacacacacagattaacaTCTGTTGTATTTTTATAGCACTATTATGAAAGAAAGACTACTACTAGAAAGACTACCAAGTTCAGGATTAAACCAGCAACTCCACCGTGCCACCTTTCGTATACAACTGCAATGTTAACATATTGATATAGTGATTTTTACACACCCTCTGAACCCGAGTTGTTGACAGGTCTGGGTAGCCAGGCTGTGATTCCAGTCAGCATAGCAAATGGGAAGGAAGCCGCTGGAGTTTGAAGTCATGACCTGCAGTTCATTTCCTTCTCCAAACCTCACTGTGAAAACAAGCGCATTCGCATCTTTCAGCGTTCTCGTCATAACACACCGCTATCCGTATGCTACGCCTTTGATCGGCGGTTACAGTTTGATTGAGACAGACCGCAGATCGTCTCGTCGCTGCCCTTTTGGCAATCGGTATGCCCGTCACAGATGACGGTATTGGACGGACACGTGTCAGACTTCCCTCTGGACATCACTGACACGCCGTATCGCACTGCAGGACACAGGTTATCAATATTACACAACGGCATGCACTTCATCATGAGCTGAAGTTCAGAAGTAGACATGACCGTGAGCGTTAGTACTATTGATCTCATACTGTATGTCCTGTACACTACAGTACGGTgtcatgaaatgtttttataccTCCCAGCCAGATTACAATTccagtaaaaagtaaaataagaaGAGAGCCTCCTGAGCCTCCATAGCAGCGAGCTTTTTTATGTCGTGTCACCACCAGTCTGCTCTGCCTCGGGTCTGCAAACAGGGACGGATTACAATATGGATAATGGAACATAATGAAATGCAGCACTTCAGCCCAATGTGGAAAATGATTAACGCTGTTCATTAAGTAAGATTGAGGTATCTTTCCATTGTttggacatccatccatccatccatccatccatccattcatccggAAACCcaatctatctacagtatccatTCAATTCATCcacctctatccatccatccatccatccaatcaccTATTCAAGTCATGACTCATAGCTCTATGATTTGCgcatatttttatatcattGTGCTCAtatggagtgtgtatgtggagtgtgtatgtgtatacaacCTGGTTGACCTTGTTCTATGGTAGTGATAACTCGTTGAGGCACATGAGGAGCAAGTAGTTGAGGAAGAGGTTGGTTGGAGTAGGGAACAACTGGAGGGGTGCTCGGTAACGGCTGGACCATTGCATATGGAGGTGGAGGACCACTTGGCTTCACCACCAGGTAGTACGGTGGTGGGTTCTCGCCATGCTGagaaatgtaaaacaaacaaacaaacaaacaaacaaaaactttatATTATGCAGTATGTCTGCCATTGCTCCAGATGCTCTAGTAGTAGTATTTCAAACTGGTACAACCTTAGTATATTTGGCCATCCCAATTGGATGAGTAGGAAGAAtcctttacattttacattacattcatcttttagatttacaatttttaatcGATAACAAATTCCAATTCTGATTCTGCAGAACTGCTGATAACCTTCAGGTTCTGAACTTGAAGACACAGTTAAGTCCAAATGACAACTAGCAGGGCTTGTAACACTCTTGGTTCTTAAGGTTCATTGGTTAATTGATCAGTAGAGACGGACGGCTGTACAAGAAAATGACACGTTCCACCAGAGGAACAGCTGAGGTACTTTTAAACTGAGGTACAATGCAATACATGGCATCACCCATCTTATTTCTCTGAGCTCCGACAGCCTTACACCCCTGCACGAAGTCTCAGGCCAACCAATACTGGTCTACTGGTGGTGCCTCAGATCAGACTGATATCAATGAGGGAAGATCTGTAATGCCATAGCCCCCAAACATTGGACTTCCATCCCCTGGGCACTTTGTGAATACATTTTAAGAGTCAACTTAGcacttattgtttctatagtaacagctcatacacttGTACGGCAGACGCTCGACATAATTTAAGACTAACAATAAATAGACTGAGGGCATCGTAACTTTCGGTGCGTTTTCCGTCAACAAAGATGAGTTCACACTCCTATGAGTTTACACTTTTAGTGGGTTTCGTCTACttaactttgagagagagagagagagaaatgaggcTGGTGacggaacgactgtttacagt
Proteins encoded:
- the tmprss13b gene encoding transmembrane protease serine 13b: MENTEVNVEHGENPPPYYLVVKPSGPPPPYAMVQPLPSTPPVVPYSNQPLPQLLAPHVPQRVITTIEQGQPDPRQSRLVVTRHKKARCYGGSGGSLLILLFTGIVIWLGVRYGVSVMSRGKSDTCPSNTVICDGHTDCQKGSDETICVRFGEGNELQVMTSNSSGFLPICYADWNHSLATQTCQQLGFRGSYKYGALTSTSKSFLFVTSESSDTIQGKVDVGTRCPGEKATFLQCTDCGLPRTSSRIIGGSVATPGLWPWQASLHFEGSHVCGGSVVSQDFIVSAAHCFPSDPAYWQLAVNWRVYLGVESQYMLPPPHYVADIIIHESYNPNTHDNDVALLKLTQPINFTRSVQPVCLPAFDQVISTDTQCWITGFGTTQEGGALGSSQLMEVAVDIIDTSVCNDAYKGLISNDMLCAGDMEGGRDACQGDSGGPLVCQEEDGRWYLYGVTSWGSGCGRVNSPGVYSNVHSLLAWIHSKMEEDRP